Proteins encoded within one genomic window of Chiloscyllium punctatum isolate Juve2018m chromosome 7, sChiPun1.3, whole genome shotgun sequence:
- the LOC140479727 gene encoding dynein light chain Tctex-type protein 2B translates to MLTLGLAEAKMGSCSFGEAERLKKPSSLEAMRLPRSWCGHLSQGWAPPGGGSELHRSKEKRREKAERLSQRKRPNAGPSSSSSATNLYVPRAARTFSAEEARAAIRPVLEARLKDAKYEPHGSALAVVELAECVKKAVKALGYERYKIVCYLALGATTSSGLCCSSRAVWSPTVDTYAEVCFQNDSLFALCLVFAVYHE, encoded by the coding sequence ATGCTTACCCTGGGACTCGCTGAAGCGAAAATGGGAAGCTGCAGCTTCGGGGAGGCTGAGCGACTGAAGAAACCCAGCAGTTTGGAGGCAATGCGTTTACCCCGGAGCTGGTGCGGTCACCTATCCCAGGGATGGGCTCCGCCTGGAGGGGGCAGCGAGCTGCACAGGAGCAAAGAGAAGAGGCGAGAGAAAGCCGAGCGGCTGAGCCAGAGGAAGCGCCCGAACGCCGGCCCCAGCAGCAGCAGCTCCGCCACGAACCTGTATGTACCCCGAGCCGCCAGGACATTCTCGGCTGAGGAGGCGCGGGCTGCCATTCGGCCCGTCCTAGAGGCCAGGCTGAAAGATGCAAAGTACGAGCCTCACGGCTCGGCTCTGGCAGTAGTGGAGCTGGCCGAGTGTGTGAAGAAAGCGGTGAAAGCCCTGGGCTACGAGAGATACAAGATCGTCTGCTACTTGGCCCTGGGGGCGACCACATCCTCAggtctgtgctgttccagcagaGCGGTGTGGAGTCCGACTGTGGACACGTACGCAGAAGTGTGCTTCCAGAACGACTCGCTGTTCGCTCTCTGCCTGGTATTCGCAGTCTATCACGAATAA